One Pseudomonas entomophila genomic window carries:
- a CDS encoding cytochrome ubiquinol oxidase subunit I, with protein MSTLSALDLARLQFAFTVSFHIIFPAITIGLASFLAVLEGCWLKTGHSVYKDLYTFWSKIFAVNFGMGVVSGLVMAYEFGTNWARFSDFAGSVTGPLLTYEVLTAFFLEAGFLGVMLFGWGRVGRKLHFFATIMVAIGTLISMFWILSSNSWMQTPQGIEIVDGRVVPLDWFKIVFNPSFPYRLAHMALAAFLSTAFFVGASAAWHLLRGRDTPQVRKMLSMAMWMVLVATPVQVVVGDAHGLNTLEHQPAKIAAIEGHWDNKPGEASPLVLFGLPDMASETTRYSLEVPYLGSLILTHSLDKQIPALKSFAKEDRPNSTIIFWSFRVMAGLGMLMLACALLALALRRNGALYRQRAFLWFALLMGPSGLIALLAGWFTTEVGRQPWVVYGMLRTTQAASNHSTMQMSITLAAFVVIYCLVFTVGIGYMMRLVRKGPTAYQVPPTPEQPQSLASARRPLSVAD; from the coding sequence ATGTCGACTCTGAGTGCACTGGACCTGGCGCGGCTGCAGTTCGCCTTCACGGTCTCGTTCCACATCATATTCCCGGCCATCACCATCGGGTTGGCCAGCTTCCTGGCCGTGCTCGAAGGCTGCTGGCTGAAAACCGGCCATTCGGTCTACAAGGATCTCTACACGTTCTGGTCGAAGATCTTCGCCGTCAACTTCGGCATGGGCGTGGTCTCGGGCCTGGTGATGGCCTACGAGTTCGGTACCAACTGGGCGCGGTTCTCCGACTTCGCCGGCAGCGTGACTGGCCCCTTGCTCACCTACGAGGTGCTCACCGCGTTCTTCCTCGAGGCGGGCTTTCTCGGGGTGATGCTGTTCGGCTGGGGCAGGGTGGGGCGCAAGCTGCATTTCTTCGCCACGATCATGGTGGCGATCGGCACGCTGATCTCGATGTTCTGGATCCTTTCGTCCAACAGCTGGATGCAAACACCCCAGGGTATCGAGATCGTCGATGGCCGTGTGGTGCCGCTGGACTGGTTCAAGATCGTCTTCAACCCGTCGTTCCCCTATCGCCTGGCGCACATGGCGCTGGCCGCGTTCCTCTCCACCGCGTTCTTCGTCGGCGCCTCGGCCGCCTGGCACCTGCTGCGCGGGCGCGACACCCCGCAAGTGCGCAAGATGCTGTCGATGGCCATGTGGATGGTGCTGGTCGCAACGCCCGTGCAGGTGGTGGTCGGTGACGCCCACGGCCTGAACACCCTGGAGCACCAGCCGGCGAAGATCGCCGCCATCGAAGGGCACTGGGACAACAAACCGGGCGAAGCCTCGCCGCTGGTGCTGTTCGGCCTGCCGGACATGGCCAGCGAAACCACCCGCTACAGCCTCGAGGTGCCTTACCTGGGCAGCCTGATCCTGACCCACAGCCTGGACAAGCAGATCCCGGCGCTGAAGAGTTTCGCCAAGGAAGACCGCCCCAACTCGACGATCATCTTCTGGAGCTTCCGGGTCATGGCCGGGCTGGGCATGCTGATGCTGGCCTGCGCGCTGCTGGCCCTGGCGCTGCGCCGCAACGGCGCGCTGTACCGCCAGCGTGCTTTCCTCTGGTTCGCCCTGCTGATGGGGCCGTCGGGGCTGATCGCCCTGCTGGCCGGCTGGTTTACCACCGAAGTGGGCCGCCAGCCCTGGGTGGTCTACGGCATGTTGCGCACCACCCAGGCGGCGTCGAACCATAGCACCATGCAGATGAGCATCACCCTGGCGGCGTTCGTGGTCATCTACTGCCTGGTGTTCACCGTGGGCATCGGCTACATGATGCGCCTGGTGCGCAAGGGCCCGACCGCGTACCAGGTGCCGCCAACCCCCGAGCAACCGCAATCGCTGGCCAGCGCGCGGCGCCCGCTGTCCGTCGCCGACTGA
- the cydB gene encoding cytochrome d ubiquinol oxidase subunit II: MAIQGIDLSVIWGVIIAFGLMMYVIMDGFDLGLGILFPLIEDASDRDVMMNTVAPVWDGNETWAVLGAAALYGAFPLAYSVILEALYLPLVLVLAGLIFRGVAFEFRFKAHPRKRHLWDKAFIGGSVLATFFQGVAIGTYIGGIPVVDRQFAGSGWDWLAPFPLFCGVGLLLTYALLGSTWLLIKTDGMLESRMRHYSRPLTYLLALVIVVICAWTAWLHDDIAQRWFGASHWLRSALIAVLAVVAVVVIQNTLRKRHSHLPFMAVVGLVFLGYLGLAISLWPNIVPPGITLWQAAAPLTSQLFALIGALFIIPIILGYTFWSYHVFRGKVQAGDAYH, translated from the coding sequence ATGGCAATTCAAGGTATCGACCTGTCAGTCATCTGGGGCGTGATCATCGCCTTCGGCCTGATGATGTACGTGATCATGGACGGCTTCGACCTGGGGCTGGGGATTCTCTTCCCGTTGATCGAGGACGCCAGTGATCGCGACGTGATGATGAACACCGTGGCACCGGTATGGGACGGCAACGAGACCTGGGCGGTGCTGGGGGCGGCGGCGTTGTACGGCGCCTTCCCGCTGGCCTACTCGGTGATCCTCGAGGCCCTGTACCTGCCGCTGGTGCTGGTGCTGGCCGGGCTGATCTTCCGCGGCGTGGCCTTCGAGTTCCGTTTCAAGGCCCACCCGCGCAAGCGTCACCTGTGGGACAAGGCGTTCATCGGCGGCTCGGTGCTGGCGACCTTCTTCCAGGGCGTGGCCATTGGCACCTACATCGGCGGCATCCCGGTGGTGGACCGTCAGTTCGCCGGCTCTGGCTGGGACTGGCTGGCGCCGTTCCCGTTGTTCTGCGGCGTCGGCCTGTTGCTGACCTACGCACTGCTGGGTAGCACCTGGCTGCTGATCAAGACCGACGGCATGCTCGAGTCGCGCATGCGCCACTACAGTCGTCCGCTGACCTACCTGCTGGCGCTGGTGATCGTGGTGATCTGCGCCTGGACCGCCTGGCTGCATGACGACATCGCCCAGCGTTGGTTCGGCGCCAGTCACTGGCTGCGCTCGGCGCTGATCGCGGTGCTGGCGGTGGTGGCCGTGGTGGTGATCCAGAATACCTTGCGCAAGCGCCACTCGCACCTGCCGTTCATGGCCGTGGTGGGGTTGGTGTTCCTCGGTTACCTGGGCCTGGCGATCAGTCTCTGGCCGAACATCGTGCCCCCGGGCATCACCCTGTGGCAGGCGGCCGCTCCACTGACCAGCCAGCTGTTCGCGCTGATCGGGGCGCTGTTCATCATCCCGATCATCCTGGGGTACACCTTCTGGAGCTACCACGTGTTCCGCGGCAAGGTGCAGGCGGGGGATGCGTATCACTGA
- a CDS encoding Hcp family type VI secretion system effector, with protein MAYHGYMTITGALQGLISAGCSAQDSIGNKCQAGHRDQIMVLAFDHSLSNLDNVSRALHRPVYLTKFIDKSTPLLAQALDSRERVECDLTFFRTSAAGLQERYYSVRLGGGLIVQQNVAMPHAVLLNEQEPQEHLAIRYREISWVHHAAGTTGYSTWGEE; from the coding sequence ATGGCTTATCACGGCTACATGACGATCACGGGCGCGCTTCAGGGCCTGATTTCGGCGGGGTGTTCCGCCCAGGATTCCATCGGCAACAAATGCCAGGCGGGTCATCGGGACCAGATCATGGTCCTGGCCTTCGATCACAGCCTTTCCAACCTCGACAACGTCAGCCGGGCGCTGCACCGGCCGGTCTACCTCACCAAGTTCATCGACAAGTCCACCCCGTTGCTGGCGCAGGCGCTCGATTCGAGGGAGCGGGTGGAGTGTGACCTCACCTTCTTCCGCACCAGTGCTGCGGGCCTGCAGGAGCGGTACTACTCGGTAAGGCTCGGCGGCGGGCTGATCGTCCAGCAGAACGTGGCCATGCCCCATGCCGTCCTGCTCAACGAGCAGGAACCGCAGGAGCACCTGGCGATCCGCTATCGGGAGATTTCCTGGGTGCACCATGCGGCGGGAACCACCGGTTATTCGACCTGGGGTGAAGAATGA
- a CDS encoding DUF4225 domain-containing protein, whose product MTARSEHEVPWDDDFWEVSHAAARLTQYACEVAARCLDDGMLRLQFTQEMAYVGKGIVEEVRTGRNTAEEGLKKIREEHRALYSDVVEYMKIVAGLGSGILQVAGGVAVCKYSAGLMCGTAGMALVQHGLNNVYENGRNIIQGGNDTVGPLRRGYQEIAKSLGGKASHGNIAYGLGDLLLSGYSLGRFVVLPTARRLFRYIDSDKVRAHVAMGAGPLTFELGVNVLTGDLIWVEWNKE is encoded by the coding sequence ATGACGGCGCGCAGCGAGCACGAGGTCCCGTGGGATGACGACTTCTGGGAAGTGAGCCATGCGGCGGCCCGGCTGACTCAATATGCCTGCGAGGTGGCCGCGCGGTGTTTGGATGACGGGATGTTGCGGCTGCAGTTCACGCAGGAGATGGCGTATGTCGGGAAGGGCATTGTGGAGGAGGTCCGGACCGGCAGGAACACTGCGGAGGAGGGACTGAAGAAAATCAGGGAAGAACATCGCGCCCTCTACTCTGATGTTGTTGAATATATGAAAATTGTCGCGGGGCTAGGATCGGGGATTTTACAGGTCGCGGGTGGCGTTGCCGTTTGTAAGTACTCCGCTGGCCTCATGTGCGGTACAGCAGGCATGGCGCTTGTTCAACATGGATTGAATAATGTTTATGAGAATGGGCGTAATATTATTCAGGGAGGGAACGATACCGTAGGGCCGCTTCGTAGAGGCTATCAAGAGATCGCCAAGTCGCTTGGCGGTAAAGCATCGCATGGAAATATCGCATACGGACTTGGTGATCTACTGCTGTCTGGTTATTCTCTAGGCCGATTTGTCGTCTTGCCTACCGCTAGGCGTTTATTTAGATATATCGATTCAGATAAAGTTCGGGCTCATGTGGCGATGGGTGCCGGGCCGTTGACGTTTGAGCTAGGGGTCAATGTGCTGACGGGTGACCTGATTTGGGTAGAATGGAACAAGGAATGA
- a CDS encoding ATP-binding protein, producing MNITHPLISKQAQIITPAFIWAVRLCLDRVAMRRSAVMFRGHSRVGKSRCAVFVAEQLKKQFPECHVVLHIALKRKDSRPNLLRELCYSESIHPKERVDLRYHLVAHVESLLVGQQAGQYILVIDEIQRLLPVDYFDLADIYNLLQVKNICMTLIAFAQPHIDEQVTMINKRRDQQLIARFLTEILTYPGCRGVDELGVILNAYDTGSEFPSGSGTSYTAHFIPKAFSAGFRLALATESLWLELSASTSGNYTNNIPMDHLCESVLNLLLSLAAKDSTSMELDPHWVSEAVQKSNLRAFCDAL from the coding sequence ATGAATATTACGCATCCCTTAATCAGCAAGCAGGCGCAAATTATCACGCCTGCGTTCATTTGGGCGGTGCGATTGTGTCTTGATCGGGTTGCAATGAGACGTTCCGCAGTGATGTTTCGTGGGCATTCACGGGTTGGTAAAAGTCGCTGCGCTGTGTTTGTGGCCGAGCAGCTAAAAAAACAGTTTCCTGAATGCCATGTTGTTTTGCACATAGCGCTGAAGCGGAAAGATTCGCGCCCTAACTTGCTTAGGGAACTTTGTTATTCTGAAAGTATTCATCCAAAGGAGCGTGTGGATCTGCGCTATCATTTGGTAGCTCATGTGGAATCATTATTGGTCGGGCAGCAGGCTGGGCAATATATTTTGGTTATAGATGAGATTCAAAGATTGTTGCCGGTGGATTACTTTGACTTGGCGGATATCTACAATTTGCTACAGGTGAAGAACATCTGCATGACGTTGATTGCCTTTGCTCAGCCGCATATCGATGAACAAGTTACTATGATTAATAAGCGTCGTGACCAGCAGTTGATCGCACGGTTTTTAACCGAGATATTGACTTATCCTGGCTGTCGTGGGGTCGACGAACTCGGCGTGATATTGAATGCCTACGATACGGGCTCCGAGTTCCCCTCTGGTTCAGGAACGAGCTATACCGCGCATTTTATACCCAAGGCCTTCTCGGCAGGTTTTCGTTTGGCACTTGCTACCGAGTCGCTATGGCTCGAATTGTCGGCCAGTACTTCCGGGAATTATACAAACAACATTCCCATGGACCATCTGTGTGAGTCGGTACTCAATCTACTGCTCAGCCTTGCAGCCAAGGACAGCACCTCCATGGAGCTTGATCCTCACTGGGTGAGTGAGGCCGTGCAAAAAAGCAACCTACGGGCTTTTTGTGATGCATTATAA
- a CDS encoding site-specific integrase, with protein sequence MPSSSPLVSAELAASTRAAADAFIAAGTATNTVRSYQSALAYWSAWLQLRYRRALGDGALPPEVAVQFIVDHLARPDGAGGWSHLLPANLDAALIAAGVKGKPGPLAFSTVSHRLAVLAKWHRLQQWENPAESQVVKTLLREARKAQARHGVSVRKKTAVVLEPLQAMLATCTDGIRGLRDRALLLLAWSGGGRRRSEVIGLQVQDLRRLDADTWLYALGATKTDTGGERREKPLQGPAAHALQAWLEAAPAQTGPLFRRLYRGGRVSSTGLSGDQVARIVKRRAQLAGLEGDWAAHSLRSGFVTEAGRQGVPLGEVMAMTEHRSVNTVMGYFQAGTLLGSRATNLLGQALTPQANVSAPSDE encoded by the coding sequence ATGCCCTCCTCCTCGCCTTTAGTGTCGGCGGAACTGGCCGCCAGCACCCGTGCCGCCGCCGACGCATTCATCGCCGCCGGTACTGCGACCAACACTGTGCGCAGCTACCAGAGCGCCCTTGCCTATTGGTCCGCCTGGCTGCAACTGCGCTACCGACGCGCACTCGGTGATGGCGCCTTGCCCCCGGAGGTGGCGGTGCAGTTCATTGTCGACCACCTTGCCCGACCCGACGGCGCGGGCGGCTGGAGCCACCTGCTGCCAGCGAATCTCGATGCCGCGCTGATCGCCGCCGGCGTCAAGGGAAAACCAGGCCCGTTGGCGTTCAGCACGGTCAGCCACCGTCTGGCTGTCCTGGCCAAGTGGCATCGCCTGCAGCAGTGGGAAAACCCGGCAGAGAGTCAGGTCGTAAAAACCCTGTTGCGTGAGGCCCGTAAGGCCCAGGCTCGCCACGGCGTCTCGGTGCGCAAGAAAACCGCCGTGGTGTTGGAACCGCTGCAAGCGATGCTTGCTACCTGTACTGACGGTATTCGCGGCCTCCGCGACCGTGCTCTGTTGCTGTTGGCGTGGAGTGGCGGCGGACGCAGGCGTTCAGAAGTGATTGGCCTGCAGGTTCAGGACCTCCGTCGCTTGGACGCAGACACTTGGCTCTACGCGTTGGGGGCGACGAAGACTGACACCGGTGGCGAGCGGCGGGAAAAGCCCCTGCAAGGGCCTGCGGCCCATGCACTGCAGGCGTGGCTGGAGGCGGCGCCCGCGCAGACCGGCCCACTGTTCCGTCGGCTGTACAGAGGCGGCCGGGTCAGTAGCACCGGTCTATCAGGCGATCAGGTGGCGCGTATCGTCAAGCGTCGAGCGCAATTGGCCGGGCTTGAAGGGGATTGGGCAGCGCACAGCCTGCGCTCGGGCTTTGTCACCGAGGCCGGGCGCCAGGGAGTGCCACTGGGAGAGGTGATGGCGATGACCGAGCACCGCAGCGTCAATACCGTGATGGGCTATTTCCAGGCCGGCACCCTGCTGGGCAGTCGTGCAACCAACCTACTTGGCCAGGCCCTCACACCTCAAGCGAACGTCAGCGCGCCTTCCGATGAATAA
- the prpR gene encoding propionate catabolism operon regulatory protein PrpR yields the protein MDALASQVVVLISHLQRPQQRSRLAHVVAGLTTDYPDTRIEVLDTSVAEALQTARELEQAGKVDVFVCAGATAAYLRKHLTRPVLAMRVGSGDLLRALGQARERSSQVAVLSYNHINHDLQAMAALFTVQVHQAAYTSLEEARQAVEQAAQLGCRSIIGSSTVVELAEQAGLHGVLSLSEETARKALEEALGILDTQRVEIAKRRHLNAVLRHIPDGVAAVDNQGVVQSLNPALAQLLDLPVSAALGRPLQQLCPELDMQQALQEVTGEENRVMRLGSHVVVSNLLPILENGERTGLVLTCQDITVVQRADQRIRSTRRPGAFTARYRLDQLNGNSKANREMLQLAKRFATSHSTILITGESGTGKELLAQGIHNESPRRQGPFVAINCAAFPESLLESELFGYEEGAFSGSRKGGKQGLFEAAHRGTLFLDEIGDMPVSLQTRLLRVLQEREVLRLGSTEPIAIDVRIIAATHQDLRSAMDDGDFRTDLYFRLNILRLQTTPLRERPEDIALICRGISQRLLVQGQPPGAADIPAALLPYLERYAWPGNVRELENVIERAMLSARELLEEHRVNEQYLARVLPELCEGPPPSPARKKSSGETDLHTIGKVAQLRYVKETLESCHGNLDEAARRLGISRTTLWRRLRSAN from the coding sequence ATGGATGCTCTTGCCTCCCAGGTCGTCGTGCTGATCAGCCACTTGCAGCGCCCCCAACAACGGAGCCGGCTCGCCCATGTGGTGGCCGGGCTCACGACGGACTACCCCGATACCCGTATCGAAGTCCTCGACACCTCGGTGGCTGAAGCACTGCAAACCGCCCGAGAACTGGAGCAGGCAGGCAAGGTCGATGTGTTCGTCTGCGCCGGGGCGACCGCCGCCTACCTGCGCAAACACCTGACACGCCCGGTATTGGCGATGCGCGTGGGCAGTGGCGACCTGCTACGGGCATTGGGGCAGGCCCGCGAACGCTCCTCCCAGGTGGCCGTGCTCAGCTACAACCACATCAACCACGACCTGCAAGCCATGGCCGCGCTCTTCACCGTCCAGGTTCACCAGGCCGCCTACACCTCCCTGGAAGAGGCGCGCCAGGCCGTCGAACAGGCGGCCCAGCTAGGCTGTCGCAGCATCATCGGCTCGTCGACGGTGGTGGAGCTGGCGGAGCAGGCAGGGCTGCATGGCGTGCTGTCGCTGAGCGAAGAAACCGCGCGCAAAGCGCTGGAGGAAGCCCTGGGCATTCTCGACACTCAACGCGTCGAGATCGCCAAACGGCGGCATCTGAATGCCGTGCTGCGGCATATCCCCGACGGCGTTGCAGCGGTCGACAACCAAGGCGTGGTGCAGTCGCTCAACCCGGCCCTTGCGCAGCTGCTGGACCTGCCGGTTAGCGCAGCGTTGGGCCGGCCGCTGCAGCAGCTGTGCCCGGAACTGGACATGCAGCAGGCGCTGCAGGAAGTCACGGGTGAAGAAAATCGCGTGATGCGGCTCGGCTCGCACGTCGTGGTGAGCAATTTACTGCCTATCCTGGAGAACGGCGAACGTACCGGCCTGGTCCTGACCTGCCAGGACATCACTGTTGTGCAACGTGCCGACCAGCGCATCCGATCCACCCGCCGCCCCGGTGCTTTCACTGCCCGTTACCGGCTCGACCAGCTCAACGGCAACAGCAAGGCCAACCGCGAGATGCTGCAGTTGGCCAAGCGTTTTGCCACCAGCCATTCGACCATCCTGATTACCGGTGAAAGCGGCACCGGCAAGGAATTGCTCGCCCAGGGAATCCATAACGAAAGCCCGCGCCGGCAAGGCCCCTTTGTCGCCATCAACTGCGCGGCGTTTCCCGAGTCGTTGCTGGAAAGTGAATTGTTCGGCTATGAGGAAGGCGCCTTCAGCGGCTCGCGCAAAGGTGGCAAGCAAGGCCTGTTCGAAGCGGCACACCGCGGCACGCTGTTCCTCGACGAGATCGGCGACATGCCGGTTTCGCTGCAAACACGCCTGCTGCGCGTGCTGCAAGAGCGCGAAGTCCTACGCCTGGGCAGCACCGAACCGATTGCCATCGACGTGCGCATCATTGCCGCCACCCACCAGGACCTGCGCAGCGCCATGGACGATGGCGATTTCCGTACCGACCTGTATTTCCGGCTCAACATCCTGCGTCTGCAGACCACCCCGCTGCGAGAGCGCCCTGAGGACATTGCCCTGATCTGCCGGGGCATCAGCCAGCGCCTGCTCGTTCAGGGGCAACCACCGGGAGCTGCAGACATCCCCGCCGCACTGCTGCCGTACCTTGAACGCTATGCCTGGCCGGGCAATGTCCGGGAACTGGAGAATGTGATCGAGCGCGCGATGCTCTCGGCACGCGAACTGCTTGAAGAACACCGCGTGAACGAGCAGTACCTGGCACGCGTGCTACCTGAACTTTGCGAAGGCCCTCCCCCTTCACCCGCCCGGAAAAAGTCGTCAGGCGAAACGGACCTGCACACCATCGGCAAGGTCGCGCAACTACGCTATGTAAAGGAAACGTTGGAAAGCTGCCACGGCAACCTCGACGAAGCCGCCCGCCGTCTCGGCATCAGCCGCACAACCTTGTGGCGGCGCTTGCGATCTGCCAACTGA
- a CDS encoding phosphotransferase family protein yields MSSSPTISQASDTFAAMTDDHRLAEFIREQASATRVVIQARKRLSGGAIQENWLLELLIEGGPWAGARRWVLRSDALSALPASLDREQEFAVLQVVHQAGVKVPRPLWLCRDVRVHGRAFFLMEYVPGIAAGRALSAGAGPQGRVQLAAQLGANLARLHQVRPPCATLGFLSVPDSSPALATIDAYRRYLDTLADAYPVLEWGLRWCELHAPRSSTLCLLHRDYRTGNYLTSEDGLEAVLDWEFTGWGDPCEDLGWFTARCWRFTRPDLEAGGIGQLEDFLRGYHEVSSLCIERSQLHYWQVMATLRWAVIALQQGQRHLSGEEPSLELALTARLLPELELDILHMTGAEAP; encoded by the coding sequence ATGAGCAGTTCACCAACGATTTCCCAGGCCAGCGATACGTTCGCGGCCATGACTGACGATCATCGCCTGGCCGAGTTCATCCGCGAGCAGGCCTCGGCAACGCGGGTAGTCATCCAGGCGCGCAAGCGCCTGAGCGGTGGCGCCATCCAGGAAAACTGGCTGCTGGAGCTGCTGATCGAAGGCGGCCCGTGGGCCGGTGCCCGGCGCTGGGTACTGCGCAGCGATGCGCTTTCAGCGCTACCCGCCAGCCTTGACCGTGAACAGGAGTTCGCCGTGCTGCAGGTGGTTCACCAGGCCGGCGTGAAAGTGCCACGACCGCTCTGGCTGTGCCGCGATGTGCGCGTGCATGGGCGGGCGTTCTTCCTGATGGAGTATGTGCCGGGTATCGCTGCCGGTCGCGCGCTCAGCGCCGGCGCCGGCCCTCAGGGCCGGGTGCAACTGGCGGCGCAGCTTGGCGCCAACCTGGCGCGTCTGCATCAGGTCCGCCCGCCGTGCGCCACGCTGGGCTTCCTGTCCGTTCCGGACAGCTCGCCGGCCCTGGCGACCATCGATGCCTACCGCCGCTACCTCGACACCCTCGCCGATGCCTATCCGGTGCTGGAATGGGGCCTGCGCTGGTGCGAGCTGCATGCGCCGCGCAGCAGCACCCTGTGCCTGTTGCACCGTGACTACCGCACCGGCAACTACCTGACCAGCGAAGACGGGCTGGAGGCTGTGCTCGACTGGGAGTTCACCGGCTGGGGCGACCCTTGCGAGGACCTCGGCTGGTTCACCGCCCGCTGCTGGCGCTTCACCCGCCCAGACCTCGAAGCCGGTGGCATCGGCCAGCTGGAAGACTTCCTGCGGGGTTATCACGAGGTCTCCTCGCTGTGCATCGAGCGCAGTCAGCTCCACTACTGGCAAGTCATGGCCACCCTGCGCTGGGCGGTGATTGCCTTGCAGCAAGGGCAGCGCCATCTGTCCGGTGAAGAACCGTCGCTCGAGTTGGCACTGACAGCCCGGCTGTTGCCGGAGCTCGAACTCGACATCCTGCACATGACCGGAGCCGAAGCGCCATGA
- the lvaB gene encoding 4-hydroxypentanoyl-CoA kinase subunit LvaB has translation MTQPNAHELLEIARATLLEQLLPALPGELRYPALMIANAMAIAARENRLGAQAEDQEHARLAALVDDAPSTLPDLRRQLARAIRQGSHDAPQTRRTLVETLRQITVARLAISNPKALP, from the coding sequence ATGACCCAACCCAACGCCCACGAATTGCTCGAGATTGCCCGCGCGACGCTTCTGGAACAACTGCTGCCAGCGCTGCCTGGCGAGTTGCGTTACCCGGCCCTGATGATCGCGAACGCCATGGCCATTGCGGCCCGCGAAAACCGCTTGGGTGCTCAGGCCGAGGATCAGGAACACGCGCGTCTGGCCGCCTTGGTCGATGACGCGCCGTCGACATTGCCCGACCTGCGCCGCCAACTGGCTCGCGCCATTCGCCAGGGCAGCCATGACGCCCCGCAAACCCGGCGCACCCTGGTCGAGACATTGCGCCAGATCACCGTTGCCCGATTGGCGATCAGCAACCCCAAGGCCTTGCCCTGA
- a CDS encoding acyl-CoA dehydrogenase family protein — MNFTLPDELLALQATTRDFIAEQVIPFENDPRQDSHGPSDALRQDLVARARAAGLLTPHASREMGGLELSHVAKAIVFEEAGYSPLGPVALNIHAPDEGNIHLMDVVATEAQKDRWLRPLVQGHARSCFAMTEPAPGSGSDPSMLRTTATRDGDDYLINGRKWLITGAEGADFGIIMARMEDGTATMFLTDMKRDGIIHERQLDSLDSCFTGGHGQLRFDNLRIPASDVLGEIGKGFRYAQVRLAPARLTHCMRWLGAARRAHDIACDYARTRDAFGKPLGEHQGVGFMLADNMMDLHVVRLAVWHCAWVLDQGRRANVDSSMAKVISAEALWRVVDRCVQVLGGRGVTGDTVVERIFRDIRPFRIYDGPSEVHRMSLAKKLLDQRLEVH; from the coding sequence ATGAACTTCACTCTCCCGGACGAACTGCTCGCCTTGCAGGCCACGACTCGAGACTTCATTGCCGAACAGGTCATCCCATTCGAGAACGACCCCCGCCAGGACAGCCACGGCCCCAGCGACGCACTGCGCCAGGACCTGGTGGCCCGCGCCCGCGCCGCTGGCTTGCTGACGCCTCACGCCAGCCGCGAAATGGGCGGTCTGGAACTGAGCCATGTGGCCAAGGCGATCGTCTTCGAAGAAGCCGGCTACTCGCCGCTGGGCCCGGTAGCGCTGAATATCCATGCGCCGGACGAAGGCAACATCCACCTGATGGACGTGGTCGCCACCGAGGCGCAGAAAGACCGCTGGTTGCGCCCGCTGGTCCAGGGCCATGCCCGTTCCTGCTTCGCCATGACGGAGCCCGCGCCCGGCTCCGGCTCGGACCCCTCAATGCTGCGCACCACCGCCACCCGCGATGGCGACGACTACCTGATCAATGGCCGTAAGTGGCTGATTACCGGGGCCGAAGGCGCCGACTTCGGCATCATCATGGCGCGCATGGAGGATGGCACGGCGACCATGTTCCTGACCGACATGAAGCGCGACGGCATCATCCATGAACGTCAGCTGGACTCGCTGGACAGCTGTTTTACCGGCGGTCACGGGCAGCTGCGTTTCGACAACCTGCGTATCCCGGCGAGCGATGTCCTCGGCGAGATCGGCAAGGGCTTCCGTTATGCCCAGGTGCGCCTGGCGCCCGCACGCTTGACTCATTGCATGCGTTGGCTCGGTGCCGCGCGCCGCGCCCACGACATCGCCTGCGACTATGCGCGCACCCGTGACGCCTTCGGCAAGCCGCTGGGCGAGCACCAGGGCGTGGGCTTCATGCTCGCCGACAACATGATGGACCTGCACGTGGTGCGACTGGCGGTCTGGCACTGCGCCTGGGTGCTCGACCAGGGCCGGCGCGCCAATGTCGATTCGAGCATGGCCAAGGTGATCAGCGCCGAGGCGCTGTGGCGGGTGGTCGATCGTTGCGTCCAGGTATTGGGTGGCCGCGGGGTGACCGGGGACACCGTGGTGGAGCGGATCTTCCGCGACATTCGCCCGTTCCGCATCTATGACGGTCCGAGCGAAGTGCACCGCATGAGCCTGGCGAAGAAGCTGCTCGACCAGCGCCTGGAGGTCCACTGA